A genomic region of Marinobacter sp. NP-4(2019) contains the following coding sequences:
- a CDS encoding acyloxyacyl hydrolase: protein MNTKGFIAALCLYSSFVYGGSESESTDHFLERPLINFTVGQVGADRRLDNPRRYGIEYRFTPLTRYRLWPSIGIVLGSNDSNFIYAELRRDFRFADHWLLTPSFGLGRFNNRPQFDLGKSLEFRSGLEISRQFNQGYRLGVAVFHLSNGGLSDENPGTEAAALSLSIPLDGS from the coding sequence ATGAACACGAAGGGTTTTATTGCAGCACTCTGTCTGTATTCGTCATTTGTGTACGGCGGCAGCGAATCGGAGTCGACAGACCACTTCCTCGAGCGGCCCCTGATCAATTTCACCGTCGGGCAGGTAGGTGCGGACCGAAGACTGGACAATCCCCGTCGCTATGGCATCGAGTACCGTTTTACCCCGCTAACACGTTATCGGCTTTGGCCTTCAATCGGAATCGTACTTGGCAGTAACGATTCAAACTTTATATACGCGGAGTTACGCCGGGACTTCCGCTTTGCCGATCACTGGTTACTGACGCCCAGCTTCGGGCTCGGGCGGTTCAACAACCGGCCCCAATTCGATCTGGGCAAGTCGTTGGAATTCCGTAGCGGCCTTGAGATTTCCAGGCAGTTCAACCAGGGATATCGCTTGGGTGTTGCCGTATTCCATCTATCAAACGGTGGGCTATCCGACGAAAACCCGGGCACCGAAGCGGCCGCGCTTTCACTCAGTATTCCCCTTGACGGCAGCTAG
- a CDS encoding LysR family transcriptional regulator, whose protein sequence is MPLSVQKLASRLTFRQLQVFKAVYDLHSYSKAGELLGLTQPAVSSQVRHLEQALGMPLFEYVGRRLYCTAAGEEMARCVKAIFGELVRIQTNLAAMEGQVAGELKLVAVNTAQYVVPYLLRAFLNLNPQVNVSVMVVNRATALQRLNDNRDDLAIMGMVPSERPLTSLPFLDNELVPVAPHGHPLLDREEVSAQEFLDSELLVRESGSGSRLALELHCQNHRLRVSPSMELGSNDAVKHAVLAGLGVAVLPKLSILSELALGSLHIVDLAGFPLRRSWCVVYPQAKHPTPAMRAFIDYIQQNISQFEKLFARRISSG, encoded by the coding sequence ATGCCATTGAGCGTCCAGAAACTGGCCAGCCGCCTGACCTTTCGGCAGCTTCAGGTATTCAAGGCGGTTTACGATCTGCACAGTTACAGCAAGGCGGGTGAACTGCTGGGCCTGACCCAGCCGGCGGTCAGCAGTCAGGTGCGCCACCTGGAACAGGCCTTGGGCATGCCCCTGTTCGAGTATGTGGGGCGGCGGCTGTACTGCACCGCCGCCGGGGAGGAAATGGCGCGCTGCGTCAAAGCGATCTTTGGCGAACTGGTGCGGATCCAGACCAACCTGGCCGCCATGGAAGGCCAGGTCGCCGGGGAGCTCAAACTGGTGGCGGTCAATACCGCCCAGTATGTTGTGCCGTACCTGTTAAGGGCCTTCCTGAACCTGAACCCTCAGGTCAACGTATCGGTGATGGTGGTGAATCGGGCCACGGCGCTGCAGCGGTTAAACGACAATCGCGACGACCTGGCCATTATGGGCATGGTGCCCAGCGAACGGCCGCTGACTTCCCTTCCGTTTCTCGACAACGAACTGGTGCCGGTGGCACCGCACGGACACCCCTTGCTCGATCGGGAGGAAGTAAGTGCCCAGGAGTTTCTCGACAGCGAGCTTCTGGTGCGGGAGTCCGGCTCCGGCAGCCGGCTGGCGCTGGAGCTGCACTGCCAGAACCATCGCCTGAGAGTGAGTCCCAGCATGGAACTTGGCTCCAACGACGCAGTGAAGCACGCCGTCCTCGCCGGGCTGGGGGTTGCGGTGTTACCGAAACTGAGCATCCTGTCGGAATTGGCCCTCGGCAGCTTGCATATCGTTGATCTGGCGGGCTTTCCCCTTCGCAGGAGCTGGTGCGTGGTCTACCCGCAGGCGAAGCATCCCACGCCGGCTATGCGGGCGTTTATTGACTATATTCAGCAGAATATCTCGCAGTTTGAGAAGCTTTTTGCGCGGAGAATTTCTTCTGGTTGA
- a CDS encoding acetyl-CoA carboxylase biotin carboxylase subunit, translating to MLKKVLIANRGEIAVRIVRACAEMGIRSVAIYTEPDRYGLHVKRADEAYSLGEDPLAGYLDPARIVNLAVETGCDAIHPGYGFLSENAEFARLCEQKGVTFIGPKSGVIHKMGDKTQARDSMRAADVPITPGSEGNLDSLEEALKLANDIGYPVMVKATSGGGGRGIRRCDTPDELKAQYPRVISEATKAFGSAEVFMEKCIVNPRHIEVQVLADSHGNAIHLFERDCSIQRRNQKLIEIAPSPQLTPELRQYIGDLAVRAAQAVGYENAGTVEFLLSGNEVYFMEMNTRVQVEHTITEAITGVDIVREQLRIASGLPLSYRQEDIQYRGYALQFRINAEDPKNDFLPSFGRITHYYAPGGPGVRVDTAIYTGYEIPPYYDSMCLKLVVWALTWEEVIARGKRALDDMRLHGIKTTAAYYQQILDHPDFRSGTFDTSFVPAHPELLNYSTKRDPAEIALTIAATIAAHAGW from the coding sequence ATGTTGAAGAAAGTATTGATTGCCAACCGCGGCGAGATCGCGGTCCGCATCGTGCGGGCCTGTGCCGAGATGGGCATCCGCTCAGTCGCCATTTACACCGAACCCGACCGCTATGGGCTGCACGTCAAGCGGGCCGACGAAGCCTACTCCCTGGGCGAGGACCCGCTGGCGGGTTACCTGGACCCGGCGCGCATCGTCAACCTGGCAGTGGAAACCGGCTGTGACGCCATCCACCCGGGCTATGGCTTCCTGTCTGAGAACGCGGAATTCGCCCGCCTGTGTGAGCAGAAGGGGGTGACCTTTATCGGCCCGAAATCCGGGGTGATCCACAAGATGGGTGACAAGACCCAGGCCAGGGACAGCATGCGTGCTGCTGACGTACCGATCACGCCCGGATCGGAAGGCAACCTGGACAGTCTCGAGGAGGCCCTGAAACTGGCCAACGACATCGGCTATCCGGTGATGGTCAAGGCCACCTCCGGCGGTGGCGGTCGCGGTATCCGCCGCTGTGACACTCCGGATGAGCTAAAGGCCCAGTACCCCCGGGTTATATCCGAGGCCACCAAGGCCTTTGGCTCCGCCGAAGTGTTTATGGAAAAGTGCATCGTCAACCCACGCCACATTGAAGTGCAGGTGCTCGCGGACAGTCACGGTAACGCCATACACCTGTTCGAGCGGGATTGTTCGATCCAGCGCCGCAACCAGAAACTGATCGAGATTGCCCCCAGCCCCCAGTTGACCCCGGAACTCCGCCAATACATTGGTGATCTGGCCGTTCGGGCGGCCCAGGCGGTGGGCTATGAAAACGCCGGTACCGTGGAATTCCTGCTGTCCGGCAACGAAGTGTATTTCATGGAAATGAACACCCGGGTGCAGGTGGAGCACACCATTACCGAGGCTATCACCGGCGTCGACATCGTCCGCGAACAGCTGCGCATTGCCTCCGGCCTGCCCCTGAGCTATCGCCAGGAAGACATCCAGTACCGGGGCTATGCCCTGCAATTCCGGATCAACGCCGAGGACCCGAAGAACGATTTCCTGCCCAGCTTCGGTCGCATCACCCACTACTACGCACCGGGTGGCCCGGGCGTTCGGGTGGATACCGCCATCTACACCGGCTACGAGATTCCCCCGTATTACGATTCCATGTGCCTGAAGCTGGTGGTATGGGCGCTGACCTGGGAGGAAGTGATCGCCCGCGGCAAACGCGCCCTGGACGACATGCGCCTGCATGGCATCAAGACCACGGCCGCCTACTATCAGCAGATTCTGGACCATCCGGACTTCCGAAGCGGCACCTTTGATACCAGCTTTGTGCCGGCCCACCCGGAACTGCTGAATTATTCAACCAAGCGCGACCCCGCAGAAATTGCGCTGACTATCGCTGCCACCATCGCCGCCCATGCCGGCTGGTAA